Proteins found in one Lepisosteus oculatus isolate fLepOcu1 chromosome 22, fLepOcu1.hap2, whole genome shotgun sequence genomic segment:
- the sec14l8 gene encoding SEC14-like lipid binding 8 — MSGRAGDLSSKQAEALAQFRENIQDILPKLPAQHDHFLLRWLRARNFNVQKAEAMLRKHVEFRKHMKADTITTDWQPPEVIERYLSGGMCGYDSEGSPIWYDVIGPVDPKGLLLSASKQDFLKSKVRDCELLQKECQLQTEKMGKNVESITMIYDCEGLGLKHLWKPAIEAYGEVLTMFEDNYPEGLKRLFVIKAPKLFPVAYNLIKHFLSEDTRRKIVVLGANWQEVLRKHIDPDQLPACYGGNLTDPDGDPRCKTMIKYGGDVPRSYYVRDSVKQQYDQTVSVSRGSSHQMECEILFPGCVLRWQFSSEGADIGFGVFIKTKVGERQKAGDMLEVLPSQRYNAHLVPEDGTLTCLDPGVYVLRFDNTYSLFHSKKISFSVEVLLPDSQSPTQQNGSRAETGTELRTNGQ, encoded by the exons ATGAGTGGAAGGGCCGGCGACCTTAGCTCGAAGCAAGCCGAAGCCTTAGCGCAG TTTCGAGAGAACATTCAGGACATTCTGCCCAAACTTCCTGCTCAGCATGACCACTTCCTACTGCGCTGGCTTAGAG CTAGAAACTTCAATGTGCAGAAAGCAGAAGCGATGCTCAGAAAG catgtagaatTCCGGAAACACATGAAAGCAGACACTATAACTACAGATTGGCAACCTCCAGAG GTCATCGAGCGATATCTCTCGGGAGGGATGTGCGGCTATGACAGTGAGGGCAGCCCCATCTGGTACGATGTGATTGGCCCTGTGGACCCCAAGGGTCTCCTGCTTTCCGCCTCTAAACAGGACTTTCTCAAATCCAAGGTGCGGGACTGCGAGTTACTGCAGAAGGAGTGCCAGCTGCAGACGGAGAAG ATGGGTAAGAATGTGGAGTCCATCACCATGATCTATGACTGTGAAGGACTGGGCCTGAAGCACCTCTGGAAGCCAGCCATTGAGGCATATGGAGAG GTCCTCACCATGTTTGAGGATAATTACCCAGAGGGGCTTAAGAGGCTGTTTGTAATTAAAG CCCCCAAACTCTTCCCTGTGGCCTACAATCTCATCAAGCACTTCCTGAGTGAGGACACTCGCCGCAAGATTGTGGTATTGGGAG CTAACTGGCAGGAGGTCCTGCGGAAACACATTGACCCAGACCAGCTGCCCGCCTGCTACGGAGGCAACCTCACTGACCCCGATGGTGACCCCCGCTGCAAAACCATG aTCAAGTATGGCGGGGACGTGCCCAGGTCTTACTACGTCCGGGACTCGGTGAAGCAGCAGTACGACCAGACCGTCTCCGTCAGCCGCGGCTCCTCGCACCAGATGGAGTGCGAAATTCTTTTCCCAGGCTGCGTGCTGCG GTGGCAGTTTTCCAGCGAAGGGGCCGACATCGGTTTTGGGGTCTTCATCAAGACGAAGGTGGGCGAGAGGCAGAAGGCGGGAGACATGCTGGAGGTACTGCCCAGCCAGCGGTACAATGCGCACCTTGTGCCTGAAGATGGCACCCTCACGTGTTTGGACCCTGGTGTTT ATGTGCTGCGGTTCGACAACACCTACAGCCTGTTCCATTCCAAGAAGATCAGCTTCTCTGTGGAGGTTCTGTTACCTGACAGCCAGTCGCCGACCCAGCAGAATGGGAGCAGAGCTGAGACGGGGACAGAGCTCCGCACCAATGGGCAGTAG